The Corylus avellana chromosome ca8, CavTom2PMs-1.0 genome has a segment encoding these proteins:
- the LOC132189470 gene encoding inositol-pentakisphosphate 2-kinase-like isoform X2 has product MEEEVFLEHKDAADWVYRGEGAANLVLAYTGSSPFFVGKVMRIRKAARNKTARVRSPTALSTHERLLWRDIDDIVSSHNKEIAAQLYVQRVMSPLLGPKHVDAGMRVHVSREFLESAEKNVIYQRPAWRVDAAKVDMQCDSTLLITDHSLFGGLKGEPCISVEIKPKCGFLPFSKFISEGNAIKRSISRFRMHQTLKLRQGEVSKLSKYNPLDLFSKSKDRIHKAISDLFTTPQNNFRVFLNGSLIFGGLGGGADSTNFVISEAFEDALKSVIRADNGLRTRNFLQLVSETVYKSGVLDRLLEVQKLDNLDIEGAVHAYYDIISESCPVCRELGGDEVSHIYTSLHSISLDERLKIVKDFLTAATAKDCSLMVSFRPREDKGSGSSYNKVYLESANQNFEYKVSFIDLDLKPLKKMEKYYELDKKIVNCYTQMLETDQEVDEATSMEAYTTIKDSI; this is encoded by the exons ATGGAGGAGGAGGTATTTTTAGAGCATAAGGACGCTGCTGATTGGGTGTACAGAGGCGAAGGAGCTGCAAATCTTGTTCTCGCTTACACCGGATCCTCTCCCTTCTTT GTGGGGAAAGTAATGCGGATACGGAAAGCGGCGAGAAACAAGACGGCGCGCGTGAGGAGTCCGACAGCATTGAGCACGCACGAACGGCTTCTATGGAGAGACATAGACGACATCGTTTCGTCCCATAACAAAGAGATTGCTGCCCAACTCTATGTGCAGCGCGTCATGAGCCCGCTCCTGGGTCCCAAACATGTTGATGCTGGG ATGCGTGTCCATGTGTCCAGGGAATTTCTTGAGTCGGCTGAGAAGAATGTTATTTATCAGCGCCCTGCTTGGCGAGTTGATGCTGCGAAGGTCGATATGCAGTGTGATTCCACACTTCTCATAACGGATCATTCGCTCTTTG GTGGTCTCAAAGGTGAACCCTGCATATCTGTTGAGATAAAG CCAAAATGtggatttcttcctttttcaaaattcaTATCTGAAGGAAATGCCATTAAACGGAGCATAAGTAGATTCAGAATGCACCAAACCCTGAAGTTGCGTCAAGGAGAg GTATCAAAATTGAGTAAATACAATCCCCTCGATCTATTCTCTAAGTCCAAGGACAGAATACATAAAGCTATCAGTGATCTCTTTACCACTCCTCAGAATAATTTTCGGGTATTCTTGAATGGTTCTCTCATATTTGGGGGCTTGGGTGGTGGTGCGGACAGTACTAATTTTGTGATTAGTGAAGCATTTGAAGATGCACTCAAGTCTGTCATTAGGGCAGACAATGGCCTGCGCACAAGGAATTTTCTACAGCTTGTTTCAGAGACAGTTTATAAATCTGGAGTACTGGATCGGCTTCTTGAGGTCCAGAAGCTTGATAATCTTGACATAGAAGGAGCAGTTCATGCATATTATGACATTATTTCTGAGTCTTGCCCAGTATGTAGGGAACTGGGTGGAGACGAAGTGTCACACATATATACCTCTTTGCACTCCATTTCTTTGGATGAAAGACTGAAGATTGTAAAGGACTTCTTGACAGCTGCAACTGCAAAGGACTGTAGTCTGATGGTTAGTTTTAGACCAAGGGAAGACAAGGGTTCAGGATCTTCATATAATAAAGTATACCTAGAGTCAGCCAACCAAAATTTTGAATACAAG GTATCCTTCATTGACCTGGATTTGAAACCTttgaagaagatggaaaaatatTATGAGTTGGACAAGAAGATAGTGAACTGCTACACTCAGATGCTGGAAACAGACCAAGAAGTAGATGAAGCCACAAGCATGGAGGCTTATACTACTATCAAAGATTCAATATAA
- the LOC132189470 gene encoding inositol-pentakisphosphate 2-kinase-like isoform X1 — protein sequence MEGLHFETTNQARFESTGVRWMEEEVFLEHKDAADWVYRGEGAANLVLAYTGSSPFFVGKVMRIRKAARNKTARVRSPTALSTHERLLWRDIDDIVSSHNKEIAAQLYVQRVMSPLLGPKHVDAGMRVHVSREFLESAEKNVIYQRPAWRVDAAKVDMQCDSTLLITDHSLFGGLKGEPCISVEIKPKCGFLPFSKFISEGNAIKRSISRFRMHQTLKLRQGEVSKLSKYNPLDLFSKSKDRIHKAISDLFTTPQNNFRVFLNGSLIFGGLGGGADSTNFVISEAFEDALKSVIRADNGLRTRNFLQLVSETVYKSGVLDRLLEVQKLDNLDIEGAVHAYYDIISESCPVCRELGGDEVSHIYTSLHSISLDERLKIVKDFLTAATAKDCSLMVSFRPREDKGSGSSYNKVYLESANQNFEYKVSFIDLDLKPLKKMEKYYELDKKIVNCYTQMLETDQEVDEATSMEAYTTIKDSI from the exons ATGGAGGGTTTACATTTTGAGACGACAAATCAAGCTCGATTCG AGAGCACAGGAGTCCGTTGGATGGAGGAGGAGGTATTTTTAGAGCATAAGGACGCTGCTGATTGGGTGTACAGAGGCGAAGGAGCTGCAAATCTTGTTCTCGCTTACACCGGATCCTCTCCCTTCTTT GTGGGGAAAGTAATGCGGATACGGAAAGCGGCGAGAAACAAGACGGCGCGCGTGAGGAGTCCGACAGCATTGAGCACGCACGAACGGCTTCTATGGAGAGACATAGACGACATCGTTTCGTCCCATAACAAAGAGATTGCTGCCCAACTCTATGTGCAGCGCGTCATGAGCCCGCTCCTGGGTCCCAAACATGTTGATGCTGGG ATGCGTGTCCATGTGTCCAGGGAATTTCTTGAGTCGGCTGAGAAGAATGTTATTTATCAGCGCCCTGCTTGGCGAGTTGATGCTGCGAAGGTCGATATGCAGTGTGATTCCACACTTCTCATAACGGATCATTCGCTCTTTG GTGGTCTCAAAGGTGAACCCTGCATATCTGTTGAGATAAAG CCAAAATGtggatttcttcctttttcaaaattcaTATCTGAAGGAAATGCCATTAAACGGAGCATAAGTAGATTCAGAATGCACCAAACCCTGAAGTTGCGTCAAGGAGAg GTATCAAAATTGAGTAAATACAATCCCCTCGATCTATTCTCTAAGTCCAAGGACAGAATACATAAAGCTATCAGTGATCTCTTTACCACTCCTCAGAATAATTTTCGGGTATTCTTGAATGGTTCTCTCATATTTGGGGGCTTGGGTGGTGGTGCGGACAGTACTAATTTTGTGATTAGTGAAGCATTTGAAGATGCACTCAAGTCTGTCATTAGGGCAGACAATGGCCTGCGCACAAGGAATTTTCTACAGCTTGTTTCAGAGACAGTTTATAAATCTGGAGTACTGGATCGGCTTCTTGAGGTCCAGAAGCTTGATAATCTTGACATAGAAGGAGCAGTTCATGCATATTATGACATTATTTCTGAGTCTTGCCCAGTATGTAGGGAACTGGGTGGAGACGAAGTGTCACACATATATACCTCTTTGCACTCCATTTCTTTGGATGAAAGACTGAAGATTGTAAAGGACTTCTTGACAGCTGCAACTGCAAAGGACTGTAGTCTGATGGTTAGTTTTAGACCAAGGGAAGACAAGGGTTCAGGATCTTCATATAATAAAGTATACCTAGAGTCAGCCAACCAAAATTTTGAATACAAG GTATCCTTCATTGACCTGGATTTGAAACCTttgaagaagatggaaaaatatTATGAGTTGGACAAGAAGATAGTGAACTGCTACACTCAGATGCTGGAAACAGACCAAGAAGTAGATGAAGCCACAAGCATGGAGGCTTATACTACTATCAAAGATTCAATATAA